Proteins from a single region of Sesamum indicum cultivar Zhongzhi No. 13 linkage group LG5, S_indicum_v1.0, whole genome shotgun sequence:
- the LOC105162926 gene encoding LOW QUALITY PROTEIN: protein YIF1B (The sequence of the model RefSeq protein was modified relative to this genomic sequence to represent the inferred CDS: inserted 2 bases in 1 codon): protein MYETSDPQARFFVPVSCNQSDQLGSVLNYVAGSDLIRGELGAYGEKILGSGSEYVQSSISRYISNPRYYFQVNDDYVKNKLKVVLFPFLHKGHWMRTVEPAGGKFSFKPPIHDINAPDLYIPMMAFGTYVLLAGFFLGINGKFSPESLGVQFSTGLLCWLLQVLLLEATLHSLGGGEVPLLDMVAYAGYTFVGXVIVAVRLLADFLFCVATLWESLCMGVLLVKTMKRILISEVQSFEKNSTKRNYILLFTAAAQIPLLFWLGSVSVETR, encoded by the exons ATGTACGAGACATCCGATCCTCAAGCTAGATTTTTCGTGCCCGTTTCTTGCAATCAGAGCGACCAACTCGGCAGTGTACTTAACTACGTCGCTGGTTCGGATCTCATCCGCGGTGAACTCGGTGCGTATGGGGAGAAAATCTTAGGATCAGGGTCTGAGTATGTTCAAAGCAGT ATTAGCCGATACATTTCCAATCCTCGATATTACTTTCAAGTGAACGACGACTACGTGAAAAATAAGCTGAAGGTGGTTTTGTTTCCGTTTCTGCATAAG GGACACTGGATGAGAACAGTGGAGCCTGCTGGAgggaaattttcatttaagcCTCCAATACATGATATCAATGCTCCTGATCTCTACATCCCCATGATGGCATTTGGGACTTATGTGCTTCTTGCTGGCTTCTTCTTGGGCATCAATGGAAA GTTTAGCCCGGAATCCCTGGGGGTACAGTTTAGCACAGGACTGCTCTGCTGGCTGCTACAAGTCCTGCTGCTGGAGGCCACACTCCACTCTTTAGGAGGCGGAGAAGTACCATTGCTCGATATGGTTGCTTATGCAGGCTACACGTTCGTCGG GGTGATCGTGGCTGTTAGGCTGCTGGCTGACTTCTTATTTTGTGTGGCAACTTTGTGGGAAAGCTTGTGCATGGGAGTGCTGCTGGTGAAGACTATGAAGAGGATACTGATTTCGGAAGTACAaagttttgagaaaaattcGACCAAACGTAACTACATTTTGCTGTTCACGGCTGCTGCTCAGATTCCGTTGTTATTTTGGCTTGGAAGCGTCAGTGTTGAAACTCGCTGA
- the LOC105162968 gene encoding pectinesterase-like — translation MACLNSSFLMRNTVVAFLLAIAFVACKAKHEKPFRTPLFDSGNGDHDSVLLYKLSVQAAIDEVSRVSEDFAENGTLTRRLRGIKVAGLPSAMESCRMLLSMAQYNLNQSAPISTNDVPPYDTRFDFRTWLSAAIADFDTCVDGFEYSSDGARNIVLESLDNSTKYVMNGLSIISKIDQDETKDKPSSILDNFGLSKVRSDWPPSWLSSSDRKLLFGSNPRMNADVVVAADGSGNYRTINEAINVVPPYSNRRFVIYVKKGLYLENVKINMTKSNIMMYGDGMDQTIVSGSLSNSTLLATILTATFAVVGSNFIARDMGFQNTAGPTKMQAVALVSSSDRAVFYKCSFDGYQDTLYTHSNRQFYRECRISGTIDFIFGKAAVVFQNCSILVKKPLHGQQNVITASGKVEPGVNQGISIQNCRVRAAESLGGARTYLGRPWKNYSTTIFMESRLGSLIDPEGWLSWIPNVPPPDTIYYAEYNNRGPGAVTSKRVKWKGVKVNITSNEANKFTVRSFLNGVEWIPETGVPFQPDLYFGR, via the exons ATGGCATGTCTGAATTCCTCGTTCCTCATGAGGAATACTGTTGTGGCCTTCTTGCTAGCTATTGCCTTTGTAGCATGCAAAGCCAAACATGAAAAGCCTTTCAGAACTCCACTATTTGACTCAGGAAATGGTGATCATGATTCTGTACTCCTTTACAAGCTTTCAGTCCAAGCAGCCATAGATGAGGTGTCAAGAGTGAGTGAAGACTTTGCTGAAAATGGGACGCTAACTCGAAGATTACGAGGCATCAAGGTCGCCGGTCTGCCATCAGCAATGGAGAGTTGTCGGATGCTTTTGTCCATGGCGCAGTATAATCTCAACCAGTCAGCACCTATAAGTACTAATGACGTTCCACCATATGACACTCGATTTGATTTCAGAACATGGCTAAGTGCTGCAATAGCGGACTTTGATACATGCGTCGATGGCTTTGAGTATTCTTCCGATGGGGCAAGAAACATTGTATTGGAAAGTTTGGACAATTCCACCAAATATGTTATGAATGGTCTTTCCATCATATCTAAGATTGACCAGGATGAGACAAAGGACAAGCCCTCATCAATACTTGATAATTTTGGTTTGAGTAAAGTCAGGAGCGATTGGCCACCTTCTTGGTTGTCGTCTTCCGACAGGAAACTTCTTTTTGGTTCTAATCCAAGAATGAATGCCGATGTTGTTGTGGCAGCGGATGGGTCTGGAAATTACAGGACAATAAATGAGGCCATCAATGTTGTTCCCCCATACAGTAATAGGAGATTCGTAATCTACGTCAAGAAAGGATTGTACTTAGAGAATGTGAAGATCAACATGACCAAATCGAATATAATGATGTATGGTGATGGAATGGATCAGACTATTGTTTCGGGGTCTCTCAGCAATTCTACACTATTGGCAACCATTCTTACAGCTACTTTCG CTGTCGTTGGTTCGAACTTCATTGCTCGGGACATGGGATTTCAAAACACCGCAGGGCCAACCAAAATGCAAGCAGTGGCCTTAGTATCATCTTCGGATCGAGCTGTTTTCTACAAATGTAGCTTTGATGGATATCAAGATACTCTCTATACACACTCGAATAGACAGTTTTACCGAGAATGCAGGATATCTGGTACAATAGATTTCATATTTGGAAAGGCAGCTGTTGTCTTCCAGAATTGCAGCATTCTTGTCAAGAAACCCTTACATGGACAACAGAACGTAATTACGGCATCTGGAAAAGTGGAGCCGGGCGTGAATCAAGGCATTTCCATTCAGAACTGTCGTGTTAGAGCTGCAGAGTCACTTGGCGGTGCGAGAACTTATCTGGGTCGGCCGTGGAAGAACTACTCCACCACCATTTTCATGGAGAGTAGGTTAGGTAGCTTAATTGATCCTGAAGGATGGCTGTCCTGGATACCTAATGTTCCACCACCTGATACTATATACTATGCTGAATACAACAATAGAGGTCCAGGTGCAGTGACTAGTAAGAGAGTTAAATGGAAAGGAGTGAAAGTTAACATCACATCCAATGAAGCCAATAAGTTTACAGTGAGATCCTTTCTTAATGGAGTCGAGTGGATCCCTGAAACAGGTGTTCCTTTTCAGCCAGATCTGTATTTTGGCAGATGA